One segment of Deltaproteobacteria bacterium DNA contains the following:
- a CDS encoding methylmalonyl-CoA mutase family protein — MDEKTLQAIREAREKWEERLTPKLKKFPERKESFETISGLQVKRLYTPEDCSDLNYLEDLGLPGEYPYTRGVQPTAYRGKFWTMRQYAGFASAEETNERYKFLLGQGQTGLSVAFDLPTQIGYDSDHQLSLGEVGKVGVAIDSLLDMETLFSGIPLGQVSTSMTINSPASVLLAMYIAVAEKQGVAQADLRGTIQNDILKEYSSRGTYIFPPRPSMRIITDIFAYCSDQIPQWNSISISGYHIREAGSTAVQEVAFTLANGIAYVQAAIDAGLDVDQFGPRLSFFFNSHLDFLEEIAKYRAARRLWARIMKERFGAKDPRSMMLRFHTQTAGCTLTAQQPPNNIVRVAFQAMSAVLGGTQSLHTNSMDEALSLPTEEAVQIALRTQQLIACETGVTDTIDPLAGSYYIESLTNKIEEGAVAYINRIDELGGSVPAIEQGFIQKEIQNAAYGYQKAIESGDRSVVGLNIYQTDSEKPSNLLRVDPEVRNRQIAKLTKLKKERDSNASATALKNLEETARGNENLMVPILDAVKAYATLGEICDVLRGVFGEYQPSAII, encoded by the coding sequence ATGGATGAGAAGACCCTCCAGGCCATTCGCGAAGCACGCGAAAAATGGGAGGAACGGCTTACTCCGAAGCTGAAAAAATTTCCGGAGCGGAAAGAATCGTTCGAAACGATCTCCGGTTTACAGGTAAAACGCTTATATACGCCTGAAGATTGCTCCGATCTGAATTACCTCGAGGATTTGGGGCTCCCGGGCGAGTATCCTTATACTAGAGGCGTGCAGCCCACGGCTTACCGCGGCAAATTCTGGACGATGCGTCAATACGCCGGATTCGCCAGCGCCGAAGAAACCAACGAGCGGTACAAATTCCTGCTCGGGCAGGGCCAAACCGGCCTTTCCGTGGCTTTCGATCTTCCTACCCAGATCGGATACGACTCGGATCACCAACTTTCGTTGGGAGAGGTGGGCAAGGTGGGTGTGGCCATCGATTCCTTGCTGGACATGGAAACCCTTTTTAGCGGTATTCCCCTCGGCCAGGTGAGCACATCCATGACGATCAATTCTCCGGCGTCGGTGCTTCTGGCCATGTACATCGCGGTCGCCGAGAAGCAGGGGGTAGCGCAGGCGGACCTCCGCGGCACGATCCAGAACGACATTTTGAAAGAGTACTCGTCCCGCGGCACATATATTTTTCCACCACGTCCCTCCATGAGAATCATCACGGACATTTTTGCTTATTGCTCGGACCAGATTCCTCAGTGGAACTCCATCAGCATCAGCGGGTATCACATCCGCGAGGCGGGCTCCACCGCCGTCCAAGAGGTGGCGTTCACACTGGCGAATGGAATCGCTTATGTCCAGGCTGCCATCGATGCCGGGCTCGATGTCGACCAGTTCGGACCCAGGCTTTCGTTCTTTTTCAACTCCCACTTGGATTTTCTCGAAGAAATCGCCAAGTATCGCGCCGCCCGGAGGCTTTGGGCGAGGATCATGAAAGAGCGTTTCGGGGCCAAGGACCCCCGCTCCATGATGCTCCGCTTCCACACACAAACGGCGGGCTGCACACTGACGGCCCAGCAACCGCCCAACAACATCGTGCGGGTGGCCTTCCAGGCCATGAGCGCCGTGCTCGGCGGCACTCAGTCCCTGCACACCAACTCCATGGATGAAGCGCTTTCATTACCCACCGAGGAAGCGGTGCAGATCGCCCTTCGCACTCAACAACTGATTGCCTGCGAAACCGGGGTGACCGACACCATAGATCCTTTGGCGGGGTCGTATTACATTGAGTCGCTGACCAATAAGATCGAAGAGGGAGCGGTAGCCTATATAAACAGGATCGACGAGTTGGGCGGGTCCGTCCCAGCCATCGAACAGGGATTCATCCAGAAAGAGATCCAGAACGCGGCATACGGCTACCAGAAGGCCATCGAATCCGGAGATCGAAGCGTGGTTGGATTGAACATCTACCAGACCGACAGCGAAAAACCCTCGAACCTGTTGAGGGTGGATCCTGAAGTGAGAAACCGGCAGATAGCCAAGCTCACGAAATTAAAGAAGGAACGCGATTCCAATGCCTCTGCAACGGCCCTCAAGAACCTCGAGGAGACGGCTCGTGGGAACGAAAACCTCATGGTTCCGATCCTTGATGCCGTTAAAGCATACGCCACGTTGGGCGAGATCTGTGACGTTCTGAGGGGTGTTTTCGGCGAATACCAGCCTAGCGCGATCATATAG
- a CDS encoding acetyl-CoA carboxylase biotin carboxyl carrier protein subunit, with translation MSEVCAPMAGKIIKILVTQGATVSEDDEVLILEAMKMEMPVVCSCDGTVKEIKVKEGDAVEAEQAVMIVE, from the coding sequence ATGAGTGAAGTATGTGCCCCCATGGCTGGAAAAATCATCAAGATTCTCGTTACTCAAGGCGCTACGGTCAGCGAGGACGATGAGGTGTTGATCCTTGAAGCCATGAAAATGGAAATGCCGGTAGTGTGCAGTTGCGACGGAACCGTAAAAGAAATCAAGGTGAAAGAGGGAGATGCCGTCGAGGCGGAACAAGCGGTGATGATCGTAGAATAA